The genomic stretch ttataaaattatggaCACTCATAATATCTCTAAGTGGGTGCATACAATAAATGGTATATCCTTTTTCTGAGTACAACATATCTCTAAAATTATATAGCTTATGTTATAGGTGCTTCTTTTTAACAACCTTCTGGAAAACATAtcttatgaaaaattattgtgaGAAAAATTTGCATTCATGGGTCACTCATAATCTCTCTATCTATTTCCCACACATGTTTCAAGGGATTTCTTTGTCTCAAGTGTTTTACGAGATTTTTGTATTCTACTCATCACCTTAATGcttaaaaaacatgaaaatcagtttttaaaattgtaaaatcaataatatgttttcttttaaaatcatGATCTCGAATCGATGTAAAACTCATCTCGAGCTTAATCTAACTTTCGCCTATCATATACATGTCTGTGACTCTCATGCCCTATCTTATTTTCTATCTCAAGCATATCTCGACACTTCAACATAACCTTAACTTTCCTTAAATTTTCATGGAGCTTTTATAAACAAGTGTTCTCTTTGTggaataacatatcatttttcaGTCTTATGAACAACTGTTTAACTTTAGGAACGGACATTTGttaacttattttaagtatatactAACTCTCTCATTCACGATTGTTTGCCCTAGGgagcaaaattatcatttcaacaaCATAAATGACCACACTATCTTCTACACAAACATTCAACACATCCTAGCTTATGTGGTGTGAATGACTGCACATGTCCCTTGTATGATCTTCTGTTGCAAATCGAAAACACTATTATAATCAATGAATAACCATTCTTATCCTAGAAAGGATCGTTCATTCGCATATGGAGTATCGAATTTCAGTTGTTTTTGCTGGAAACAAATGACCCCAAATTAACACCTGAAAACACAACTCCATACCCCATTGATCTAACAGATCCACAAATCATGCTTGATCATAAAATTATTCCAAACATAGCCAtacaatttcatcatttttatatatattctcaacACTTCATctaaaatatatcatcattcaATTATTGGATACATCTCATATGATTGCAGTATATCGGAAACATTAAATCTCTGTGTATTCATCCTATATaaatgaaaagatgaaaacaaaaccacttattttttccttcaagTACTCTTGTCTTCTTTAGTATtggtaaaaagaaaatttgaacaaattacATGAATTATTAAGTCTGtcaaaatcaaccaatcaattgaaatttgaatgcaAAAGAGAGACACACAACTTGAGTAATGAGGCAAGTTTTGGCCCATGAAGCATGGACATATCTCATTTCTCTCAGCCATCGAAACACCTTTCAACATTTAAGCCTTGGAATGTTCTGGTCGAAGAAACTTGTAGCGGTAGTCCGTATTGAGAATTCCCCAATTGACCAGCTACTTATCTATTAAACTCTGCATTGTGACAGACAAGTCCATAATCGGTCACTATATATAAATGTTCAAAATCATAGTTAGCTAGGATAAACAACAGGATAATGACATAATTGGCATTAGCAAAGGGCTTTCCGAAATCTTAATAGACGAAAAAACTAACCAGAAGACGAAAAAACTAACCAGAAGATGAAAAACAAGCCCCCATAGGATCTCATTGGAGAATTTACTCCACACAAAAAGCTGCATAATCTATAAACAGTAAGAGACAACAACTATCagtatacatacacacacacacacacacacatatatatatgtgtgtgcgtgtgtgtgtatgtatgtatgtatataaaaataacatttgtggtttttaaaagtttgatttttgaatgatCTTTCTATAAGTCATACCTGCCATTGATCGGGAAAGTAGCAGGTAGCAGTAtccaattctattttttcatgtCCCATCATTGTTGGGGAGAAAGAGTAACTGATGAACACAGAAACTGCAAATCTTCCCAGAGACCTCATCCCAGAAGAACAAAGTAAATTAGAAAGCCACAAAGCATTAAACTTCCTTTCTCcacctaattcaaaattaagggtGCTAGTTTGGGATGACAATTAAATTTTCCAAAGATatctaaaaaatacatatgTATAATTAAAGGGAGAGCTTACATGGGATATCAAAGCAGAGATCAAACAGGTTACATTGTAACCAAATGAAGTGACTCTTCCCCACCCCTGTAACATTTATCATTATCAAGTACAACATTTGAAATGAAGCATTAAATAACTATATAGAGTATCAATTACCAATAACCTGTTTCCTTGCTTCATTGCTTCCTTGGGAGTACGAGGTTAGCCTCAATCAGAAACCAGAATGGAAATTTCTTCAGAGGCTGTAAAAATagaaacatacatacatatatttatcaattgatCTAATGGAACTTCAATGTCGAAATTTGTAAGTAAATTTTGCAGCATAATTTTTCAAAGCCAAAAAACTTAATAtacttaaatttcaaaaaagaaaaatgttgaagtgcttaaatattaaaattgaaataatgaaaaagatACCAGACAACAGTAACATAATCAATAATTTGACTTAAACAATgtttttcttagattttaattaaaatgtaataaaaacagagcctaattatttattacctGTGGCTTCTGGGTTGACTGTCATTGCTCACTTTGTACAAGCTAACGATAGATGCTGATATCAGGGATGTGAGAGATCTTGGGCCAGTCCTCTCCTGTTTCCTTGTTGTATCGTTCAGTTAGAATAGGACTTCCACTTATTTGCAAATGATGGAGTGTTGTCCTCTGCAGAAGGCGGTCTGGCAGTGCCTTTAACTTGGGGCAGCTTGCAAGAAACAGTACAGCAAGACATGGCATGAATTCCTCTACCTTGCAATCCCATTCTTCCCATTCTCTCATGCTGCTAAATCTCAATTCTGTCAACTTGGGAAAGTGAACGcacaatgaagatgatgatgaggtCTTACTTTCGATTCCCCAAAAATCATCGTCCACTTTTTTCACTCTGGACATTCCTTTTAGTTTTAGTAATTTAAGGAATGGCAAATTTCCCAACTGATGCAAATGCTTACAGTTGCAGCACGCTCGAAGTACTAACTTCTTCAGTTTGGTTAAATTCATCCAATTAGTGGAGGGTACTGTGCTGCCTCTGTAGCGGGATATCGATAAATCCTCTAAATTTGGCGGCAGTTGTAAGGTTTTGAGTATTTGTTCATCATTCTCACCTAATCTCTCCTCTTCTTCACTTTCATAAAATTCTAAAACCAACTCGTTGAGTTTTTCCTTGTTCTTAAATACGTTTGTCAGTTTACCATCGCTCACATCTGTTAAATTTCCCAACCCTTTTACTGTAAGGGTCCCTTCGAGACGATTCAAATTTTTCAGTCCTTCAAAACTACAAGCTTTGTTATCATGATCTCCACCACGTGGTATGACGAATTCACTTAATTTTTGAAGACCTGTCAATTTCTCAACCCCTTTTGGCATATAAAGTGGACTACGATAGCAAAGGTCTAATTTCAAACGtcttaaattttctaattttccaATCCCTTGAGGCAATGTTTCGACCAAACAATTTCCTAATCTTAAAGTgtgtaaattatataattcacacaaactttcaggtaattttattttatgttccCATTGTTGGTAAAACAAATTAAGATATcttaaatgtatcaatttttctATCTCTTTTGGAATCTCTTCAAAATTAAATCTAGCATCCAACTTTAATAACCGTAAACATGTCAATTCATTAAATAACCTCACTAAAATGTCACTAGTCAAAGGATTACTGACAACAGgtttaaattcaataatgaGACTACGTAACCATTTTAATCTACAAATAGATGTAGGAAATGAAGTCCCAACTCCTTTCAAACATAACATTAAATGACGAACTTTGTGATGAGAAGAGTTTGCAAGTGGGTCTTCAACCCCATGGACTTCTATGGATAAACATTCATTGTTACCCAAAAATTGTGCAAAATCGTACACTATATCATGCATCTTATAATACCAAGAGTTATTCTCTTGTAAGAGAGATCTCGTCATTAAACAGTTAAAATACTCTTTACCAATTATTTCCTCATTCTCACCATCTTTTTCTAACTCAAGATAACCTTGAGCCATCCAATACTCAATCAACCAATGTTTAAACATATACCCACAATCTTTTGGAAATATGGAACAATATACAAAACATCGTTTTACCATTGGAGGTAAATCTTGATAACTCAACATCAAAGGGGCTAAAAGaccttttttaatattttccaaCTTCCACAGTTCACTACATAAAACACGTTGCCACTCctctttagattttttaaatcgCAAGAGACTCCCAATAGTTTTTGTAGCTAGAGGTAACCCTTTGCATTTACTGACTATTTTCCTACcaatttcttctaaattttcataCTCACCAAGAGATCTTTCAGAAAGAGC from Mangifera indica cultivar Alphonso chromosome 6, CATAS_Mindica_2.1, whole genome shotgun sequence encodes the following:
- the LOC123218580 gene encoding putative disease resistance protein RGA3; this encodes MAEAIVSFVLKQLGSILSEQASGFIKKQVSLVGDVEEEVDKLTHHLRAIQAVLFDAEQKQMKEEAVRVWLHRLKDVCYDMEDVLDEWHTAILKLRIEGGHDHNALAPKKKVCCFFPSPCFGFKEVLLRCDIAVKITDINKKLDAIAKEKNYYNLNVILAIERPDNQQLQTTSFIDVSDIIGRDNLKNDLVSKLLCEGSEQNLHIISLVGMGGIGKTTLAQFAYNNNQVENNFDKRIWVCVSDPFDQFKVAKAIIESLEGHTPNIVELQPLFQCICDSIKNKKFLLVLDDVWTENFQKWEPFYHCLRNGCRGSKILITTRKELVARMMNSHDIMNVGELSYEENWLLFRELALSERSLGEYENLEEIGRKIVSKCKGLPLATKTIGSLLRFKKSKEEWQRVLCSELWKLENIKKGLLAPLMLSYQDLPPMVKRCFVYCSIFPKDCGYMFKHWLIEYWMAQGYLELEKDGENEEIIGKEYFNCLMTRSLLQENNSWYYKMHDIVYDFAQFLGNNECLSIEVHGVEDPLANSSHHKVRHLMLCLKGVGTSFPTSICRLKWLRSLIIEFKPVVSNPLTSDILVRLFNELTCLRLLKLDARFNFEEIPKEIEKLIHLRYLNLFYQQWEHKIKLPESLCELYNLHTLRLGNCLVETLPQGIGKLENLRRLKLDLCYRSPLYMPKGVEKLTGLQKLSEFVIPRGGDHDNKACSFEGLKNLNRLEGTLTVKGLGNLTDVSDGKLTNVFKNKEKLNELVLEFYESEEEERLGENDEQILKTLQLPPNLEDLSISRYRGSTVPSTNWMNLTKLKKLVLRACCNCKHLHQLGNLPFLKLLKLKGMSRVKKVDDDFWGIESKTSSSSSLCVHFPKLTELRFSSMREWEEWDCKVEEFMPCLAVLFLASCPKLKALPDRLLQRTTLHHLQISGSPILTERYNKETGEDWPKISHIPDISIYR